In Aureibaculum algae, the following are encoded in one genomic region:
- a CDS encoding beta-galactosidase small subunit-related protein encodes MNKLYRNSFFVFCFIILSNFSFSQAKNDWENPEVFQRNQMLPHTNLMPFNTIKEAISLEKKASPNFMSLNGIWKFNFSENLEQAPADFYKNSFNRKKWDNIKVPSNWEMEGFGYPMFRNIGQPYASTPPLVPKEFNPIGSYYRTFTLPKNGNDKQHFLHFEGVQSASYVWVNGHEVGYNQGAMEPAEYDITPYLKKGKNSIAVKVLHYSDGSYLEDQDTWRLAGIFRDVYIMSTPKTHLNDFYVTTDLDENYKDATLNIEAFVTNFNEENSEGYSIQARLFDDKKKQILSKTLDVALAKYSGSYIIENPKKWSAEHPNLYTLTLELLDRNNTIIEVFSHKTGFREVEVKNKAIYVNGMPVKLNAVNSHMMHPKTGHAMDVETMRKDLTLMKQFNVNCVRTSHYPPNVEYLDLADELGIYIIDETGDEAHSNIYLSSQPEWKEQYLDRMRKMVYRDRNHASIIIWSAGNESGPGDNICALIAEGKKIDPSRPAWMYGGNSDEDPKTNPIKCEDIVGPRYVTPFMLEKRFALGDDDRPSFMDEYLSVAGNALGGLDEYWDLIYKYPRLTGGAIWDWVSPGIDTQWRTTPDASPNNVMASLMNKALLTEGKFGKALYLSGHDDWLEVYRDTALDISDDKLTLSFWVKPEKYNGDTYFITKGNYQYGIVQSSDTKLQFYVHTGEKVFVEADLPQNWVGNWHQVSGIYDGEKIVLYINGELVASESCTGNIINGPYPVNVGKTADIIDNHLGYLTHTTIDNIRIFNHVVSIEALETNNEEWKKLAALWLDFESENNVSHYYSIGLPGRTYGLVWPDRSIQPELWQLKKSPQPVDVKVLNLAAGEVEIFNRHTFTNLNMLKANWSLTANGEKIETGTLKIELAPLKKEHVTIPYKTKNFKEATHYVLELSFTLTEDTNWAKKGHEVAWEQFEFPFIEKRSEMSSTDGVTINENASTILFKGADFTYTFNKEKGLLTSLIYKEKEYLKQGPKFNIWRAPVANELDAWGTFFTSIGHQQKGMAVNMSNGWYALGLDNLEHEVVSMEIIKNEQEVGLKIITLDSSNKDATGFYNEFNYSISKDGEITLKTKSSPAGEFTHWIPKMGLQLQLPDTFQNVKWYGRGPYETYPDRKTGAKFGQYETTVKDDYVPYIIPQDYGNKTDVYWTSISDNNGSGLLIKGDQTFNTSAQMFDTDNMTRAYYQRQLKDVDYVTLNLDHKVSGVGGTAISILNKYRVLPKEYEFTFYIKPFKN; translated from the coding sequence ATGAATAAATTATATAGAAACTCTTTCTTTGTTTTTTGCTTTATTATACTAAGCAATTTTTCTTTTTCACAAGCTAAAAATGATTGGGAAAATCCAGAAGTATTTCAACGTAATCAAATGTTGCCACATACTAATTTAATGCCTTTTAATACAATTAAAGAGGCAATTAGCTTGGAAAAGAAAGCATCACCAAATTTTATGAGTCTTAATGGTATTTGGAAATTTAACTTTTCAGAAAACTTAGAACAAGCACCAGCTGATTTTTATAAAAATAGTTTTAATCGAAAAAAATGGGATAATATTAAGGTGCCTTCAAACTGGGAAATGGAAGGGTTTGGATATCCAATGTTTAGAAATATTGGGCAACCTTATGCATCTACACCACCATTAGTGCCTAAAGAGTTCAATCCAATCGGATCTTATTATAGAACTTTTACGTTACCTAAAAACGGGAACGATAAACAGCATTTTCTGCATTTTGAAGGTGTACAGTCGGCCTCATATGTTTGGGTCAATGGACATGAGGTAGGTTACAATCAAGGAGCTATGGAACCCGCTGAATACGATATTACACCTTATTTGAAAAAAGGTAAAAATAGTATCGCAGTTAAAGTACTTCATTATAGTGATGGTTCGTATTTAGAAGATCAAGATACATGGCGTCTTGCGGGTATTTTTAGAGATGTATATATAATGTCAACACCAAAAACGCATCTAAACGATTTTTATGTGACCACAGATTTAGATGAAAATTATAAAGATGCAACCTTAAATATAGAAGCGTTTGTGACTAATTTTAATGAAGAAAACTCAGAAGGGTATTCCATTCAAGCACGTTTGTTTGATGATAAAAAGAAGCAAATTTTATCAAAAACTCTAGACGTTGCGTTAGCAAAATATTCGGGTTCTTATATTATTGAAAACCCAAAAAAATGGTCGGCAGAACATCCTAATTTATATACATTGACCTTAGAGTTACTGGATAGAAACAATACAATTATTGAGGTTTTTAGTCATAAAACTGGCTTTAGAGAAGTTGAAGTAAAAAATAAAGCCATTTATGTTAATGGTATGCCTGTAAAACTGAATGCAGTAAATAGTCATATGATGCATCCAAAAACGGGTCATGCTATGGATGTTGAAACCATGCGTAAGGATTTAACGTTGATGAAACAATTTAACGTTAATTGTGTTCGTACGAGTCACTATCCACCCAATGTGGAGTATCTTGATTTAGCAGATGAATTGGGTATCTATATCATAGATGAAACCGGTGATGAAGCTCACAGTAACATTTATTTATCCAGTCAACCTGAATGGAAAGAGCAATATTTGGATCGCATGCGTAAAATGGTGTATAGAGATAGAAACCATGCTTCTATTATTATTTGGAGTGCAGGAAATGAAAGTGGTCCGGGTGATAATATTTGTGCTTTAATCGCAGAAGGAAAGAAAATAGATCCAAGTCGTCCTGCATGGATGTATGGTGGAAATAGTGATGAAGATCCAAAAACAAATCCAATAAAATGTGAAGATATTGTTGGACCCAGATACGTAACGCCATTTATGTTAGAGAAGCGTTTTGCATTAGGAGATGATGACAGACCTTCATTTATGGATGAATATTTGTCTGTAGCAGGAAATGCTCTTGGTGGATTAGATGAGTATTGGGATCTTATTTACAAATATCCACGGCTAACGGGTGGGGCAATTTGGGATTGGGTGAGTCCTGGTATTGATACACAATGGAGAACTACACCAGATGCCTCTCCAAATAACGTGATGGCATCTTTAATGAACAAAGCTCTTTTAACAGAAGGTAAGTTTGGTAAAGCCCTCTATTTGAGTGGCCATGATGATTGGTTAGAGGTGTATAGAGATACCGCCTTAGATATTTCTGATGATAAACTTACGTTATCATTTTGGGTTAAACCAGAAAAATATAATGGAGATACCTATTTTATAACCAAAGGAAATTATCAATATGGAATCGTACAATCGAGTGATACAAAACTTCAATTCTATGTGCATACTGGTGAAAAAGTTTTTGTAGAAGCTGATCTTCCTCAAAATTGGGTAGGTAATTGGCATCAAGTATCCGGTATTTATGATGGAGAAAAAATAGTGCTTTATATAAATGGTGAATTAGTGGCTTCTGAAAGTTGTACTGGAAATATCATCAATGGTCCCTATCCTGTAAATGTGGGGAAAACGGCTGATATTATTGATAATCATTTAGGATATTTAACCCATACAACAATTGATAACATTAGAATTTTTAATCATGTTGTTTCAATTGAAGCCTTAGAAACTAATAATGAAGAATGGAAAAAGTTGGCAGCTCTTTGGCTCGATTTTGAATCAGAGAATAATGTATCTCACTATTACAGTATCGGATTGCCAGGACGAACTTATGGATTGGTTTGGCCAGATAGAAGTATACAACCTGAATTATGGCAATTAAAAAAATCGCCACAACCAGTAGATGTGAAGGTATTAAATTTAGCAGCAGGTGAGGTTGAAATTTTTAACCGTCATACTTTTACTAATTTAAATATGTTAAAAGCCAATTGGTCTTTAACAGCTAATGGAGAAAAAATAGAAACAGGTACGCTTAAAATTGAGCTAGCCCCTTTAAAAAAAGAGCATGTTACAATTCCTTATAAAACCAAAAATTTTAAAGAAGCTACACATTATGTGTTGGAGTTAAGTTTTACACTTACTGAAGATACAAATTGGGCAAAAAAAGGACATGAAGTAGCTTGGGAGCAATTTGAGTTTCCATTCATTGAAAAGAGAAGTGAAATGTCAAGCACTGATGGGGTAACTATTAATGAGAATGCCAGTACTATTTTATTTAAGGGTGCCGACTTTACCTATACATTTAATAAAGAAAAAGGTTTACTCACTTCGTTAATTTATAAAGAGAAAGAGTATCTAAAACAAGGTCCAAAATTCAATATTTGGAGAGCTCCAGTAGCCAATGAATTGGATGCTTGGGGAACTTTTTTCACCTCAATAGGACATCAACAGAAGGGTATGGCAGTGAACATGTCTAATGGATGGTATGCGTTAGGTTTAGATAATTTGGAGCATGAAGTGGTATCAATGGAAATTATCAAAAATGAACAAGAGGTAGGCTTAAAAATAATTACACTTGATTCAAGCAATAAAGATGCGACTGGTTTTTATAATGAATTTAATTATTCTATTTCTAAGGATGGGGAAATAACATTGAAAACAAAATCATCACCAGCAGGAGAGTTTACACATTGGATTCCGAAAATGGGATTGCAATTGCAATTACCAGATACGTTCCAAAATGTAAAGTGGTATGGCAGAGGTCCATATGAAACATATCCTGATAGAAAAACGGGAGCAAAATTTGGACAATACGAGACTACTGTAAAAGATGATTATGTACCGTATATCATTCCTCAAGACTACGGTAACAAAACAGATGTGTATTGGACATCAATTAGTGATAACAATGGCAGTGGATTACTCATTAAAGGAGATCAAACTTTTAATACTAGTGCTCAAATGTTTGATACTGATAATATGACAAGGGCGTATTACCAACGTCAATTAAAAGATGTTGATTATGTAACCTTAAATTTAGATCATAAAGTATCAGGGGTTGGTGGAACTGCTATTTCTATATTAAACAAATATAGAGTGCTTCCTAAAGAATATGAATTTACGTTTTACATTAAACCGTTTAAAAATTAA
- a CDS encoding T9SS type A sorting domain-containing protein: MKTKLLLLFSVLFFVMSVQGQNTITMVDPPTTVEANTNVDITFNYTTDVSTTYAYIRFKNANGNLTEASQKVDLGSGTVTVSLPIPDVAIGDGYSYQAQLFSSTDWGSSIATEDITGITVKGPSNSIKMIDPPTTVMAGTNVDITFDYLTDQAEAHVFIRLKDAAGNVSEISDKVTNNSGTLTLSLPIPVDELGTGYSYQAQLFNTEWSELAKHDIEGITVEKLSANFITIVDPPTTVIVGEMVDITLSYTKDIAIAYALIRFKNAAGDNLEQKYVEVTDYAGSVTLSLEAPANVGNDYSYQAQLISGDFDEILDAEVIEGIIVKVEGPSNSITMVDPPTTVTAGTNVDITFNYTTDLSTTYAFIRFRDANGNLTDINDKVDLGSGSKTLSLQIPASALGTGYSYQAQLFSSTDWGTSIFTENIEGITVETGVTAPNSITMVNPPTTVIAGTNVDITFNYTTDLSTTYAFIRFRDANGNLTEINDKVDLGSGSKTFSLPIPEDELGTGYSYQAQLFSSTDWSSSIATENIEGITVETGVTVPNSITMVDPPTTVTAGANVDITFNYTLNIDASAFIRFKDANNLTEISKVLSAGSGTETLSLKIPADALGGGYSYQAQLFDHNNNYAHLATEDVTDITVEAYVPTGENTLEIVDTSTDPINNGTLRRVNIKYNLLQTSKILVEVRDNEVAAGSNKIGEVWVELPPGNDTIGLDLIVDNGWPGETNRIQAVLFEGGTTWGTISIPEIPYILVGKGDGTITYRGQPSADVNSLFSQDLGDGYWSNYYIADGWKGPIQMNFGPVGSPSWIEYENQNVIAEGHKEFDIKIQKFSWHDAKDTSVDRGYPKALKDIDFPLNTAMEGQWSPESGGKGQLNMTAWVTENGDMSGNRVDIIVHTFHNGGKTRIKYDNNTEVDNHVFNNIGEFTANNGLTYQILRTLPGYLGEVASYNLVPDAIVQADPTADYTTDIITANVDMKDIIDNLIAKEAAYAGTKVAINDTWQINGLEWTVVAQSENTDSDGQLIPSGHGKFTFNSYLIPDLVKSLGTDDFDLSLQNLTIYPNPFTDSFTYEYDSDLSEEVTVELFTIDGRKVKIVKNNDRSYGNSRTINTGHLSNGMYIVRITSGDVQETRKLLKI, translated from the coding sequence ATGAAAACAAAATTACTATTACTATTCTCTGTACTTTTTTTTGTGATGTCCGTGCAAGGGCAAAACACAATAACCATGGTTGATCCGCCTACCACAGTAGAGGCTAATACTAATGTTGACATTACCTTTAATTATACAACAGATGTATCTACCACATACGCGTATATACGATTTAAAAATGCTAATGGGAACTTAACAGAGGCTAGCCAAAAGGTAGATTTAGGTTCAGGGACTGTAACTGTAAGTCTTCCAATACCAGATGTAGCAATAGGTGACGGTTATAGTTATCAAGCTCAACTTTTTTCATCAACTGATTGGGGGAGTAGTATTGCTACTGAAGATATAACAGGTATCACTGTAAAAGGACCGTCAAACTCAATAAAAATGATTGATCCGCCAACTACAGTAATGGCGGGTACTAACGTTGATATTACCTTTGATTACCTAACCGATCAGGCTGAGGCACATGTTTTTATACGTTTAAAAGATGCAGCGGGTAACGTGTCGGAAATTTCCGATAAGGTAACAAACAATTCAGGAACGTTAACATTAAGTCTTCCAATACCTGTGGATGAATTAGGTACGGGTTATAGTTATCAAGCACAGCTTTTCAATACCGAATGGTCTGAATTGGCAAAGCACGATATAGAAGGAATAACTGTAGAAAAGCTTTCAGCAAATTTTATAACTATTGTGGATCCACCAACAACCGTTATCGTTGGTGAAATGGTTGATATTACCCTAAGTTATACAAAGGATATAGCGATTGCTTATGCGTTGATACGTTTTAAAAATGCTGCTGGTGACAACTTAGAGCAAAAATACGTTGAGGTAACTGATTATGCTGGAAGTGTGACCTTAAGTCTTGAAGCACCAGCAAATGTAGGTAACGATTATAGCTATCAAGCACAGCTTATTTCAGGAGATTTTGACGAAATTTTAGATGCAGAAGTTATAGAAGGTATAATTGTAAAAGTAGAAGGACCATCAAATTCAATAACTATGGTTGATCCACCAACTACTGTAACCGCAGGTACTAACGTTGATATTACCTTTAACTATACAACAGATTTGTCTACCACATATGCGTTTATACGATTTAGAGACGCTAATGGTAACTTAACAGATATTAATGATAAGGTAGATTTAGGCTCTGGGTCTAAAACATTAAGTCTTCAAATACCAGCGAGTGCTTTGGGTACTGGTTATAGTTATCAAGCTCAACTTTTTTCATCTACTGACTGGGGTACGAGTATATTCACTGAAAATATAGAAGGAATTACCGTAGAAACAGGTGTAACTGCACCTAATTCAATAACTATGGTGAATCCACCAACTACAGTAATCGCTGGTACTAACGTTGATATTACCTTTAACTATACGACAGATTTGTCCACAACATATGCGTTTATACGATTTAGAGATGCTAATGGCAACTTAACAGAGATTAATGATAAGGTAGATTTAGGCTCTGGCTCTAAAACATTCAGTCTTCCAATACCTGAGGATGAATTAGGTACTGGTTATAGCTATCAAGCTCAACTTTTTTCATCAACTGACTGGAGTTCGAGTATAGCCACTGAAAATATAGAAGGAATTACTGTAGAAACAGGTGTAACTGTACCTAATTCAATTACTATGGTTGATCCGCCAACTACCGTAACTGCTGGTGCTAACGTTGATATAACCTTTAACTACACCTTAAATATAGATGCTTCAGCGTTTATACGATTTAAAGATGCCAATAACTTGACGGAGATTAGCAAAGTCTTGAGTGCAGGCTCAGGGACTGAAACATTAAGTCTTAAAATACCAGCGGATGCTTTGGGTGGTGGCTATAGCTATCAGGCACAGTTATTTGATCATAATAACAATTATGCTCATTTAGCAACTGAAGATGTAACTGATATCACTGTAGAGGCTTATGTGCCAACGGGTGAAAATACCTTAGAAATTGTTGACACATCAACGGATCCTATAAATAATGGAACGTTGAGACGTGTTAACATAAAGTATAATTTATTGCAAACCAGTAAAATATTAGTTGAGGTTCGTGATAATGAAGTGGCTGCAGGAAGTAATAAAATTGGAGAAGTTTGGGTAGAACTTCCTCCGGGTAACGATACAATAGGGCTCGATTTAATAGTGGATAATGGTTGGCCTGGTGAAACAAATCGAATTCAAGCGGTACTCTTTGAAGGTGGTACTACTTGGGGCACAATTTCTATACCAGAGATTCCTTATATCTTAGTGGGTAAAGGTGATGGTACAATTACATATAGGGGACAGCCAAGTGCAGATGTTAACTCTCTTTTTTCACAAGATTTAGGTGATGGTTATTGGAGTAATTATTACATCGCTGATGGATGGAAAGGACCTATACAAATGAATTTTGGTCCTGTTGGTTCACCTTCATGGATAGAATATGAAAATCAAAATGTAATTGCTGAAGGTCATAAAGAATTTGATATAAAAATTCAAAAATTCTCATGGCATGATGCAAAGGATACCTCTGTAGATAGAGGGTATCCTAAAGCCTTAAAAGATATTGACTTTCCACTTAACACAGCTATGGAAGGGCAATGGAGCCCCGAAAGTGGAGGTAAAGGTCAACTTAATATGACGGCCTGGGTTACCGAAAATGGAGATATGAGTGGAAATAGAGTTGATATTATAGTTCATACATTTCATAATGGTGGAAAAACAAGAATTAAATATGATAATAATACGGAAGTCGACAATCATGTTTTTAATAATATAGGTGAGTTTACAGCGAATAATGGATTGACATATCAAATTTTAAGAACCTTGCCAGGTTATTTAGGAGAAGTAGCTTCCTATAATTTGGTTCCTGATGCCATAGTGCAAGCGGATCCTACTGCTGATTATACAACTGATATAATAACTGCTAATGTAGACATGAAAGATATTATTGATAACCTGATTGCGAAAGAAGCTGCCTATGCGGGTACAAAGGTGGCCATAAATGATACTTGGCAAATTAACGGATTAGAGTGGACAGTAGTAGCACAATCAGAAAATACAGATTCTGATGGTCAACTTATTCCAAGTGGCCATGGTAAATTTACCTTTAATAGCTATTTAATACCAGATTTAGTGAAGTCGTTAGGTACAGATGATTTTGATTTATCATTACAAAACTTAACCATTTATCCTAATCCATTTACAGATTCATTTACTTATGAATATGATTCAGACTTAAGTGAGGAGGTAACCGTTGAGTTATTTACAATTGATGGTAGAAAAGTTAAAATAGTTAAAAATAATGATAGATCTTATGGTAATAGTAGAACTATAAATACGGGGCACTTAAGTAACGGAATGTATATCGTTCGTATTACTTCTGGTGATGTACAAGAAACAAGAAAGTTATTAAAGATTTAA
- a CDS encoding NUDIX hydrolase encodes MLNNYSKEDKVLLAVDCIIFGFDGQDLKILLIKRDFEPEKGKWSLIGGFLKKEENLDESATRILNHLTGLHDIYMEQFYVFSKVDRDPAERTISVAYYALIDIATSEKELIQLNSAKWFSLEEAPKLIFDHNKMVKHAVRRLKYRTKTKPIGFELLPDKFTMLQLQNLYESVLNKKLDKRNFTNKINALDILIKLEEKDMESSKKGSFLYQFDLDKYNEKLKEGFVFKI; translated from the coding sequence ATGTTAAATAATTATAGTAAAGAAGATAAAGTATTATTAGCGGTAGATTGTATAATTTTTGGATTTGATGGTCAAGACCTTAAAATTTTACTTATTAAAAGAGACTTTGAACCTGAAAAAGGCAAATGGTCTTTAATAGGTGGGTTTTTAAAGAAAGAAGAAAATTTAGATGAGTCAGCAACACGCATTCTAAATCACCTTACGGGCTTACATGATATTTATATGGAACAATTTTACGTATTTAGTAAAGTTGATAGAGATCCAGCCGAACGTACTATTTCTGTGGCGTATTATGCCTTAATAGACATTGCTACAAGCGAAAAAGAGCTAATTCAGTTAAATTCAGCAAAATGGTTCAGTTTAGAAGAAGCTCCAAAGCTTATTTTTGATCATAATAAAATGGTAAAGCATGCGGTAAGAAGATTAAAATATAGAACAAAAACCAAACCTATCGGATTTGAGCTTTTACCTGATAAATTCACCATGTTACAACTGCAAAATTTATATGAATCTGTTTTAAATAAAAAATTAGATAAGCGAAATTTCACAAACAAAATAAATGCCTTAGACATTCTTATTAAATTAGAAGAAAAAGATATGGAATCTTCAAAAAAAGGTTCTTTTCTCTATCAGTTTGATTTAGACAAATATAATGAGAAATTGAAAGAGGGTTTCGTTTTTAAAATTTAG
- a CDS encoding glycoside hydrolase family 3 N-terminal domain-containing protein, with the protein MKIKKPLVAVVSFFLIIATSFAQKVNNKNLPYKDSNLSIEVRVNDLLDRMTLEEKISQMNMLSLSDLKVNKKGKISKQSLDSLFQGRSIGTLESPFIGVDEISQLSEAADTYLRKHTRLGIPAIQIAECLHGQLAFGATIFPQTIGQGSTWNPDLIKKMGATIAEEASLSGVDQALSPIFDLARDPRFGRAEESFGEDPFLVAEMGKAFVIGMQGDPEITKKGIPANKLMATAKHYVAYSTPFAGINLGPNELGPRDLRNLHMYPFKKVIQEANIYSVMPAYNDVNGIPMHSNKYLMKDVLRDELGFKGYVFSDYEAIAMLNYFQKVTKDAAETAVVALESGIDLEAPKSFAYSELNNLVKSGKVDVALIDNAVKNILTAKFKAGLFDNAYKAPKKVSSLIHTDEAVNLALAIAEESIVLLKNENNVLPLDISKIKSIGVIGPNADQVQYGDYSYTKDNESGVTILDGIKKYADNKFTVNYAKGCNITGNDQSKIQAAVEVAQNSDVVVLVIGGTSSVLSGIGWGKDIPGDYPTSGEGFDRTTLTPPGVQPELIQAIYKTGKPIVLVMVHGRAYSIAWEKEHLPAIVEAWYPGEQGGNAVASVLFGDVNPSGKLTVSVPKSVGHVPVFYNYKPSGRGFYRNPGSLEKPGRDYVFSSPDPLFPFGHGLSYTDFEYSDLKVEDTSVDMNGMIVLSLNIKNTGKVSGKEVIQVYFNDKVSSVTTPVKVLKEFKKVTLNPSELKTISFSIPMSEFGLYDKDMNYIIEPGEFDIMVGSSSDDIRLQKTITIK; encoded by the coding sequence ATGAAAATTAAGAAACCACTAGTAGCAGTAGTAAGCTTTTTTTTAATTATAGCAACTAGTTTTGCACAAAAAGTAAACAATAAAAATCTTCCGTATAAAGATAGTAACTTATCAATAGAAGTTCGTGTAAATGATCTATTAGATAGAATGACATTAGAGGAAAAAATTTCTCAAATGAATATGCTAAGCCTTAGCGATTTAAAGGTTAATAAAAAAGGAAAGATTAGTAAGCAATCTTTAGACTCTCTATTTCAAGGGAGAAGCATTGGAACCTTAGAAAGCCCTTTTATAGGTGTTGACGAAATATCGCAACTTTCTGAAGCTGCAGATACATATTTACGTAAGCATACTAGACTGGGTATTCCTGCTATTCAGATTGCTGAATGTTTACATGGTCAATTGGCTTTCGGAGCTACTATTTTTCCTCAAACCATAGGTCAAGGTAGCACATGGAATCCTGATTTAATTAAAAAAATGGGAGCCACTATTGCCGAAGAAGCAAGTCTTTCTGGTGTTGACCAAGCATTGTCTCCAATATTTGATTTAGCTAGAGATCCTAGATTTGGTAGAGCGGAAGAATCATTTGGAGAAGATCCTTTTCTTGTCGCAGAAATGGGGAAAGCTTTTGTTATTGGAATGCAAGGTGATCCTGAAATTACTAAAAAAGGTATACCAGCGAATAAATTAATGGCTACAGCAAAGCATTACGTAGCCTACAGCACTCCTTTTGCTGGTATTAATCTAGGTCCAAATGAATTGGGCCCAAGAGATTTAAGAAATTTACATATGTATCCTTTTAAAAAGGTAATTCAAGAAGCAAATATTTATTCCGTTATGCCAGCTTATAATGATGTAAATGGTATTCCGATGCATTCCAATAAATATTTAATGAAAGATGTTCTTAGAGATGAACTTGGATTTAAAGGTTATGTTTTTTCAGATTATGAAGCCATTGCAATGCTTAACTATTTTCAAAAAGTTACCAAAGATGCTGCTGAAACGGCTGTTGTTGCATTGGAATCAGGAATTGATTTAGAAGCTCCCAAAAGTTTTGCGTATTCTGAATTGAACAACTTAGTAAAGTCTGGTAAGGTTGATGTTGCATTAATTGATAACGCCGTAAAAAATATATTAACTGCCAAATTTAAAGCCGGCTTATTTGATAATGCATATAAGGCTCCTAAGAAAGTTTCAAGTTTAATTCATACAGATGAGGCGGTTAATCTTGCACTAGCAATTGCGGAAGAATCGATTGTTTTACTAAAGAATGAGAATAATGTATTACCGTTAGACATTTCAAAAATAAAATCAATTGGGGTTATTGGTCCCAATGCAGATCAAGTACAATATGGCGATTACTCCTATACAAAAGATAATGAATCTGGTGTAACTATTTTGGATGGAATAAAGAAATATGCTGATAATAAGTTTACGGTTAATTATGCAAAAGGATGTAATATTACGGGGAATGATCAAAGTAAAATTCAAGCGGCAGTGGAAGTCGCTCAGAATAGTGATGTTGTAGTCTTAGTTATTGGTGGTACAAGTAGTGTGCTGTCTGGTATAGGATGGGGAAAAGACATTCCAGGTGATTACCCGACAAGTGGTGAAGGTTTTGATAGAACTACATTAACACCTCCAGGAGTACAACCAGAATTAATACAAGCGATATATAAAACAGGTAAACCCATTGTATTGGTAATGGTACATGGGAGAGCGTATTCTATTGCATGGGAAAAAGAACATCTTCCTGCAATTGTAGAAGCTTGGTATCCTGGTGAACAAGGTGGTAATGCTGTTGCTAGTGTTCTGTTTGGAGATGTAAATCCTTCTGGAAAACTAACAGTGAGTGTTCCTAAAAGCGTGGGACATGTTCCTGTTTTTTATAATTACAAACCATCAGGGAGAGGTTTTTACAGAAATCCCGGTAGTTTAGAAAAACCAGGTAGAGATTATGTTTTTTCATCGCCTGACCCTTTATTTCCTTTTGGTCACGGATTAAGTTATACAGATTTTGAGTATTCCGATTTAAAAGTTGAAGATACTAGTGTTGATATGAATGGAATGATAGTACTTTCTTTAAACATAAAGAACACAGGAAAAGTATCTGGAAAAGAAGTTATTCAGGTCTATTTTAACGATAAAGTGAGCTCAGTTACTACACCTGTAAAAGTGCTGAAAGAGTTCAAAAAAGTAACTTTAAATCCATCAGAGCTTAAAACGATCAGTTTTTCTATTCCTATGAGCGAATTTGGTTTATATGATAAGGATATGAATTATATTATTGAACCAGGTGAATTTGATATAATGGTAGGTAGTTCTTCTGACGACATAAGACTTCAAAAAACGATTACTATTAAGTAA